One genomic window of Branchiostoma floridae strain S238N-H82 chromosome 4, Bfl_VNyyK, whole genome shotgun sequence includes the following:
- the LOC118414885 gene encoding MICOS complex subunit MIC60-like isoform X5: protein MWRASRRVPSRIKCLGQGRPTSRAQQPCRNYAEEGADKSAKAAQARLQAVGSLPTETSSGGVGRTILTATLAVGAGVGGLTVYAKSSPEFRKTLEGNIPYAREYLGAVLDRGPKMPDLGLGGVVDKAKDMVGMGKKKEEQLGSFLPKLSKSKADEEEKQRKAAADTAAQVKYIPTHEKGTGKDEESPAIVPAAADHRPLPVEESEVATPTDDKPREILAEPIAFGVSAIMGRPQSTPKKPVPEPPPAQLPDEKPPAAEKMEQSTAEAVAFAVSVGTDEPMPVAAKEPSAAHKESATKRPAKEKKPVGVEKPEATAAAAIAASMDEPLPPESKSEPKAKKKAEDKPATKKKALKEKAEDTAAAAVAAGMDLPIPAKAMTTSGEAVTDKHVSKEEKLVETPEDTAAAAVAAALDQPFATEARETPMRTPEEVQAKLLEKEIDDLADRAATLAIIQHELQDLKRTATSAIHAQEEAAHATKMHSEQIKHAMDEDTSGPLGKEEQWQAVTGAKEAQVDALKQAEATAAAARENLEKVRAVIKQGKSSLSEPDQEILSAEEELGKLAYELETAVGKVSKAQADAQVMQEYQALVEQGRKQFKKELESIMPDVKLGGWRGKLSEDELNSLIAHAHRRIEQLQSQLAEQQLLEKSRMDDALARQRTEDEKETLALLSRELERQKRELALAQDLRIAQARDQYEAEMRTQLRRQAGAHSEHLQDVLRVQEQELSSKHQAEMHDALMDERDRYQVKLNEAMARLRGVEAAIEGRADIEREARKAQELLIACETLKRLINTGNEEAASWEERRIPLSREVNTVKEAAGDSKFFQTLLGSVPQQAMEAGVFPEDSLRQRFLRVKRVCRRVAMIDETGGTLFQFFVSYLQSLLLVDAGRRSLPPGKEVDPKKLDTFTLLSYAEHSLENGDLEQAARFMNQLKGEPRKVASDWLEEARLTLEARQAAQALAAAAAAVGLGNLV from the exons CTCCAGTGGAGGTGTTGGTAGGACCATACTAACTGCAACTTTGGCAGTAGGGGCTGGAGTGGGAGGGCTGACGGTGTACGCCAAGTCTAGCCCAGAATTTCGAAAAACTCTTGAGGGAAATATTCCATATGCCAGGGAGTACCTGGGAGCCGTGCTGGATCG TGGGCCCAAGATGCCAGACCTCGGCCTTGGAGGAGTGGTGGATAAAGCCAAAGACATGGTTGGCATGGGGAAGAAAAAGGAGGAACAACTAGGG TCTTTCCTGCCAAAGTTGTCCAAGTCAAAAGCTGATGAAGAAGAGAAGCAGAGAAAAGCTGCTGCTGACACTGCTGCTCAAG TcaagtacataccaacacaTGAAAAGGGCACAGGGAAGGATGAGGAGTCACCAGCTATTG TCCCAGCAGCAGCAGATCATCGGCCCCTCCCCGTGGAAGAGTCTGAAGTAGCCACTCCAACAGACGACAAGCCTCGTGAAATTCTAGCTGAGCCTATAGCATTTG GTGTTTCTGCCATCATGGGACGACCACAGTCTACACCAAAGAAACCTGTACCAGAACCCCCTCCAGCACAATTACCAGACGAGAAACCCCCAGCTGCTGAAAAAATGGAACAATCCACAGCAGAAGCTGTTGCATTTG CGGTTTCAGTCGGTACAGATGAGCCCATGCCGGTGGCAGCCAAAGAACCATCTGCTGCCCACAAGGAGTCTGCCACTAAACGTCCAGCAAAGGAAAAGAAGCCGGTGGGAGTAGAGAAACCTGAAGCCACAGCTGCTGCTG CCATTGCAGCCAGTATGGATGAGCCGTTGCCTCCAGAATCTAAGAGTGAGCCAAAGGCCAAGAAGAAGGCAGAGGACAAACCTGCCACAAAGAAAAAGGCCCTGAAAGAGAAGGCTGAAGACACTGCAGCTGCAG CTGTAGCAGCTGGGATGGACCTACCCATACCTGCCAAGGCTATGACCACGTCTGGAGAAGCAGTCACCGATAAACATGTTTCTAAGGAAGAAAAGTTGGTCGAAACTCCAGAAGACACTGCTGCTGCTG CTGTGGCAGCAGCCTTGGACCAGCCCTTTGCTACTGAGGCAAGAGAGACCCCTATGAGAACTCCTGAGGAAGTGCAGGCAAAGCTCCTAGAGAAGGAGATAGATGATCTTGCTGACAGGGCTG CCACACTAGCTATCATCCAGCATGAGCTGCAGGACCTGAAGAGGACGGCCACCTCAGCTATCCATGCCCAGGAGGAGGCTGCTCACGCTACTAAGATGCACTCTGAACAGATCAAGCATGCCATGGATGAGGACACG AGTGGTCCCCTGGGTAAAGAAGAACAGTGGCAGGCTGTGACAGGGGCCAAGGAGGCCCAGGTGGACGCTCTCAAACAGGCAGAGGCaactgctgctgctgccag AGAAAATCTGGAGAAAGTGCGAGCTGTCATCAAACAAGGCAAGTCTTCTCTGTCAGAGCCAGACCAGGAGATCCTGTCAGCAGAGGAGGAGCTGGGAAAGCTGGCATACGAGCTGGAGACTGCTGTGGGGAAG GTGTCCAAGGCCCAGGCAGATGCCCAGGTGATGCAAGAGTATCAGGCTCTGGTGGAGCAGGGCAGGAAACAGTTCAAGAAAGAGCTGGAGAGCATCATGCCTGACGTCAAACTGGGGGGATGGAGAG GCAAACTTTCGGAGGACGAGCTGAACTCGCTGATCGCGCACGCCCACCGGCGTATCGAGCAGCTGCAGAGCCAGCTGGCAGAACAGCAGCTGCTGGAGAAGTCTCGTATGGACGACGCCCTCGCCAGGCAGCGCACAGAGGACGAGAAGGAGACGCTGGCTCTTCTGAGTAGGGAACTAGAACGGCAGAAACGTGAACTGGCACTGGCTCAGGATCTCAGA ATTGCCCAGGCCAGGGACCAGTACGAGGCAGAGATGCGTACCCAGCTGCGGCGGCAGGCAGGGGCTCACAGCGAGCACCTTCAGGACGTGCTGCGGGTCCAGGAGCAGGAGCTCAGCTCCAAGCACCAGGCGGAGATGCACGACGCTCTCATGGACGAGAGAGATCGCTACCAGGTCAAACTGAACGAGGCCATGGCCAGGCTCAGGGGCGTGGAGGCTGCCATTGAGG GAAGAGCTGACATCGAGAGAGAAGCTCGGAAAGCCCAAGAGCTGCTGATTGCCTGTGAGACGTTAAAACGGCTCATCAACACTGGCAACGAGGAGGCAGCATCATGGGAGGAACGGCGCATCCCCCTCTCCAGGGAAGTCAACACAGTCAAGGAGGCAGCAGGAGACAGCAAGTTCTTCCAAACCCTCCTGGGCTCCGTGCCACAACAGGCCATGGAGGCAGGCGTGTTTCCAGAGGACTCTCTACGACAGCGGTTCCTCCGCGTCAAAAGGGTCTGCCGCCGGGTGGCAATGATCGACGAAACGGGAGGCACCCTCTTCCAGTTCTTCGTGTCGTACCTCCAGTCCCTCCTGCTGGTGGATGCTGGGAGGAGGTCGCTTCCTCCGGGGAAGGAAGTCGACCCAAAGAAATTGGACACGTTCACGTTACTATCTTATGCAGAACATAGCCTAGAAAATGGAGATTTAGAGCAAGCGGCAAGGTTTATGAACCAGCTGAAAGGGGAGCCTCGGAAAGTGgcttctgattggttagaaGAAGCCAGGCTTACGCTGGAAGCGAGGCAGGCTGCACAGGCTCTAGCCGCGGCTGCAGCTGCAGTTGGGCTAGGAAATCTAGTTTGA
- the LOC118414885 gene encoding MICOS complex subunit MIC60-like isoform X12, producing MWRASRRVPSRIKCLGQGRPTSRAQQPCRNYAEEGADKSAKAAQARLQAVGSLPTETSSGGVGRTILTATLAVGAGVGGLTVYAKSSPEFRKTLEGNIPYAREYLGAVLDRGPKMPDLGLGGVVDKAKDMVGMGKKKEEQLGSFLPKLSKSKADEEEKQRKAAADTAAQAIAYGVDQPYPAEAKVSSSPPPVKYIPTHEKGTGKDEESPAIAVSVGTDEPMPVAAKEPSAAHKESATKRPAKEKKPVGVEKPEATAAAAIAASMDEPLPPESKSEPKAKKKAEDKPATKKKALKEKAEDTAAAAVAAGMDLPIPAKAMTTSGEAVTDKHVSKEEKLVETPEDTAAAAVAAALDQPFATEARETPMRTPEEVQAKLLEKEIDDLADRAATLAIIQHELQDLKRTATSAIHAQEEAAHATKMHSEQIKHAMDEDTSGPLGKEEQWQAVTGAKEAQVDALKQAEATAAAARENLEKVRAVIKQGKSSLSEPDQEILSAEEELGKLAYELETAVGKVSKAQADAQVMQEYQALVEQGRKQFKKELESIMPDVKLGGWRGKLSEDELNSLIAHAHRRIEQLQSQLAEQQLLEKSRMDDALARQRTEDEKETLALLSRELERQKRELALAQDLRIAQARDQYEAEMRTQLRRQAGAHSEHLQDVLRVQEQELSSKHQAEMHDALMDERDRYQVKLNEAMARLRGVEAAIEGRADIEREARKAQELLIACETLKRLINTGNEEAASWEERRIPLSREVNTVKEAAGDSKFFQTLLGSVPQQAMEAGVFPEDSLRQRFLRVKRVCRRVAMIDETGGTLFQFFVSYLQSLLLVDAGRRSLPPGKEVDPKKLDTFTLLSYAEHSLENGDLEQAARFMNQLKGEPRKVASDWLEEARLTLEARQAAQALAAAAAAVGLGNLV from the exons CTCCAGTGGAGGTGTTGGTAGGACCATACTAACTGCAACTTTGGCAGTAGGGGCTGGAGTGGGAGGGCTGACGGTGTACGCCAAGTCTAGCCCAGAATTTCGAAAAACTCTTGAGGGAAATATTCCATATGCCAGGGAGTACCTGGGAGCCGTGCTGGATCG TGGGCCCAAGATGCCAGACCTCGGCCTTGGAGGAGTGGTGGATAAAGCCAAAGACATGGTTGGCATGGGGAAGAAAAAGGAGGAACAACTAGGG TCTTTCCTGCCAAAGTTGTCCAAGTCAAAAGCTGATGAAGAAGAGAAGCAGAGAAAAGCTGCTGCTGACACTGCTGCTCAAG CTATAGCCTATGGTGTCGACCAGCCCTATCCGGCAGAAGCTAAAGTTTCCTCATCCCCTCCACCAGTcaagtacataccaacacaTGAAAAGGGCACAGGGAAGGATGAGGAGTCACCAGCTATTG CGGTTTCAGTCGGTACAGATGAGCCCATGCCGGTGGCAGCCAAAGAACCATCTGCTGCCCACAAGGAGTCTGCCACTAAACGTCCAGCAAAGGAAAAGAAGCCGGTGGGAGTAGAGAAACCTGAAGCCACAGCTGCTGCTG CCATTGCAGCCAGTATGGATGAGCCGTTGCCTCCAGAATCTAAGAGTGAGCCAAAGGCCAAGAAGAAGGCAGAGGACAAACCTGCCACAAAGAAAAAGGCCCTGAAAGAGAAGGCTGAAGACACTGCAGCTGCAG CTGTAGCAGCTGGGATGGACCTACCCATACCTGCCAAGGCTATGACCACGTCTGGAGAAGCAGTCACCGATAAACATGTTTCTAAGGAAGAAAAGTTGGTCGAAACTCCAGAAGACACTGCTGCTGCTG CTGTGGCAGCAGCCTTGGACCAGCCCTTTGCTACTGAGGCAAGAGAGACCCCTATGAGAACTCCTGAGGAAGTGCAGGCAAAGCTCCTAGAGAAGGAGATAGATGATCTTGCTGACAGGGCTG CCACACTAGCTATCATCCAGCATGAGCTGCAGGACCTGAAGAGGACGGCCACCTCAGCTATCCATGCCCAGGAGGAGGCTGCTCACGCTACTAAGATGCACTCTGAACAGATCAAGCATGCCATGGATGAGGACACG AGTGGTCCCCTGGGTAAAGAAGAACAGTGGCAGGCTGTGACAGGGGCCAAGGAGGCCCAGGTGGACGCTCTCAAACAGGCAGAGGCaactgctgctgctgccag AGAAAATCTGGAGAAAGTGCGAGCTGTCATCAAACAAGGCAAGTCTTCTCTGTCAGAGCCAGACCAGGAGATCCTGTCAGCAGAGGAGGAGCTGGGAAAGCTGGCATACGAGCTGGAGACTGCTGTGGGGAAG GTGTCCAAGGCCCAGGCAGATGCCCAGGTGATGCAAGAGTATCAGGCTCTGGTGGAGCAGGGCAGGAAACAGTTCAAGAAAGAGCTGGAGAGCATCATGCCTGACGTCAAACTGGGGGGATGGAGAG GCAAACTTTCGGAGGACGAGCTGAACTCGCTGATCGCGCACGCCCACCGGCGTATCGAGCAGCTGCAGAGCCAGCTGGCAGAACAGCAGCTGCTGGAGAAGTCTCGTATGGACGACGCCCTCGCCAGGCAGCGCACAGAGGACGAGAAGGAGACGCTGGCTCTTCTGAGTAGGGAACTAGAACGGCAGAAACGTGAACTGGCACTGGCTCAGGATCTCAGA ATTGCCCAGGCCAGGGACCAGTACGAGGCAGAGATGCGTACCCAGCTGCGGCGGCAGGCAGGGGCTCACAGCGAGCACCTTCAGGACGTGCTGCGGGTCCAGGAGCAGGAGCTCAGCTCCAAGCACCAGGCGGAGATGCACGACGCTCTCATGGACGAGAGAGATCGCTACCAGGTCAAACTGAACGAGGCCATGGCCAGGCTCAGGGGCGTGGAGGCTGCCATTGAGG GAAGAGCTGACATCGAGAGAGAAGCTCGGAAAGCCCAAGAGCTGCTGATTGCCTGTGAGACGTTAAAACGGCTCATCAACACTGGCAACGAGGAGGCAGCATCATGGGAGGAACGGCGCATCCCCCTCTCCAGGGAAGTCAACACAGTCAAGGAGGCAGCAGGAGACAGCAAGTTCTTCCAAACCCTCCTGGGCTCCGTGCCACAACAGGCCATGGAGGCAGGCGTGTTTCCAGAGGACTCTCTACGACAGCGGTTCCTCCGCGTCAAAAGGGTCTGCCGCCGGGTGGCAATGATCGACGAAACGGGAGGCACCCTCTTCCAGTTCTTCGTGTCGTACCTCCAGTCCCTCCTGCTGGTGGATGCTGGGAGGAGGTCGCTTCCTCCGGGGAAGGAAGTCGACCCAAAGAAATTGGACACGTTCACGTTACTATCTTATGCAGAACATAGCCTAGAAAATGGAGATTTAGAGCAAGCGGCAAGGTTTATGAACCAGCTGAAAGGGGAGCCTCGGAAAGTGgcttctgattggttagaaGAAGCCAGGCTTACGCTGGAAGCGAGGCAGGCTGCACAGGCTCTAGCCGCGGCTGCAGCTGCAGTTGGGCTAGGAAATCTAGTTTGA
- the LOC118414885 gene encoding MICOS complex subunit MIC60-like isoform X13 gives MWRASRRVPSRIKCLGQGRPTSRAQQPCRNYAEEGADKSAKAAQARLQAVGSLPTETSSGGVGRTILTATLAVGAGVGGLTVYAKSSPEFRKTLEGNIPYAREYLGAVLDRGPKMPDLGLGGVVDKAKDMVGMGKKKEEQLGSFLPKLSKSKADEEEKQRKAAADTAAQAVPAAADHRPLPVEESEVATPTDDKPREILAEPIAFAVSVGTDEPMPVAAKEPSAAHKESATKRPAKEKKPVGVEKPEATAAAAIAASMDEPLPPESKSEPKAKKKAEDKPATKKKALKEKAEDTAAAAVAAGMDLPIPAKAMTTSGEAVTDKHVSKEEKLVETPEDTAAAAVAAALDQPFATEARETPMRTPEEVQAKLLEKEIDDLADRAATLAIIQHELQDLKRTATSAIHAQEEAAHATKMHSEQIKHAMDEDTSGPLGKEEQWQAVTGAKEAQVDALKQAEATAAAARENLEKVRAVIKQGKSSLSEPDQEILSAEEELGKLAYELETAVGKVSKAQADAQVMQEYQALVEQGRKQFKKELESIMPDVKLGGWRGKLSEDELNSLIAHAHRRIEQLQSQLAEQQLLEKSRMDDALARQRTEDEKETLALLSRELERQKRELALAQDLRIAQARDQYEAEMRTQLRRQAGAHSEHLQDVLRVQEQELSSKHQAEMHDALMDERDRYQVKLNEAMARLRGVEAAIEGRADIEREARKAQELLIACETLKRLINTGNEEAASWEERRIPLSREVNTVKEAAGDSKFFQTLLGSVPQQAMEAGVFPEDSLRQRFLRVKRVCRRVAMIDETGGTLFQFFVSYLQSLLLVDAGRRSLPPGKEVDPKKLDTFTLLSYAEHSLENGDLEQAARFMNQLKGEPRKVASDWLEEARLTLEARQAAQALAAAAAAVGLGNLV, from the exons CTCCAGTGGAGGTGTTGGTAGGACCATACTAACTGCAACTTTGGCAGTAGGGGCTGGAGTGGGAGGGCTGACGGTGTACGCCAAGTCTAGCCCAGAATTTCGAAAAACTCTTGAGGGAAATATTCCATATGCCAGGGAGTACCTGGGAGCCGTGCTGGATCG TGGGCCCAAGATGCCAGACCTCGGCCTTGGAGGAGTGGTGGATAAAGCCAAAGACATGGTTGGCATGGGGAAGAAAAAGGAGGAACAACTAGGG TCTTTCCTGCCAAAGTTGTCCAAGTCAAAAGCTGATGAAGAAGAGAAGCAGAGAAAAGCTGCTGCTGACACTGCTGCTCAAG CAGTCCCAGCAGCAGCAGATCATCGGCCCCTCCCCGTGGAAGAGTCTGAAGTAGCCACTCCAACAGACGACAAGCCTCGTGAAATTCTAGCTGAGCCTATAGCATTTG CGGTTTCAGTCGGTACAGATGAGCCCATGCCGGTGGCAGCCAAAGAACCATCTGCTGCCCACAAGGAGTCTGCCACTAAACGTCCAGCAAAGGAAAAGAAGCCGGTGGGAGTAGAGAAACCTGAAGCCACAGCTGCTGCTG CCATTGCAGCCAGTATGGATGAGCCGTTGCCTCCAGAATCTAAGAGTGAGCCAAAGGCCAAGAAGAAGGCAGAGGACAAACCTGCCACAAAGAAAAAGGCCCTGAAAGAGAAGGCTGAAGACACTGCAGCTGCAG CTGTAGCAGCTGGGATGGACCTACCCATACCTGCCAAGGCTATGACCACGTCTGGAGAAGCAGTCACCGATAAACATGTTTCTAAGGAAGAAAAGTTGGTCGAAACTCCAGAAGACACTGCTGCTGCTG CTGTGGCAGCAGCCTTGGACCAGCCCTTTGCTACTGAGGCAAGAGAGACCCCTATGAGAACTCCTGAGGAAGTGCAGGCAAAGCTCCTAGAGAAGGAGATAGATGATCTTGCTGACAGGGCTG CCACACTAGCTATCATCCAGCATGAGCTGCAGGACCTGAAGAGGACGGCCACCTCAGCTATCCATGCCCAGGAGGAGGCTGCTCACGCTACTAAGATGCACTCTGAACAGATCAAGCATGCCATGGATGAGGACACG AGTGGTCCCCTGGGTAAAGAAGAACAGTGGCAGGCTGTGACAGGGGCCAAGGAGGCCCAGGTGGACGCTCTCAAACAGGCAGAGGCaactgctgctgctgccag AGAAAATCTGGAGAAAGTGCGAGCTGTCATCAAACAAGGCAAGTCTTCTCTGTCAGAGCCAGACCAGGAGATCCTGTCAGCAGAGGAGGAGCTGGGAAAGCTGGCATACGAGCTGGAGACTGCTGTGGGGAAG GTGTCCAAGGCCCAGGCAGATGCCCAGGTGATGCAAGAGTATCAGGCTCTGGTGGAGCAGGGCAGGAAACAGTTCAAGAAAGAGCTGGAGAGCATCATGCCTGACGTCAAACTGGGGGGATGGAGAG GCAAACTTTCGGAGGACGAGCTGAACTCGCTGATCGCGCACGCCCACCGGCGTATCGAGCAGCTGCAGAGCCAGCTGGCAGAACAGCAGCTGCTGGAGAAGTCTCGTATGGACGACGCCCTCGCCAGGCAGCGCACAGAGGACGAGAAGGAGACGCTGGCTCTTCTGAGTAGGGAACTAGAACGGCAGAAACGTGAACTGGCACTGGCTCAGGATCTCAGA ATTGCCCAGGCCAGGGACCAGTACGAGGCAGAGATGCGTACCCAGCTGCGGCGGCAGGCAGGGGCTCACAGCGAGCACCTTCAGGACGTGCTGCGGGTCCAGGAGCAGGAGCTCAGCTCCAAGCACCAGGCGGAGATGCACGACGCTCTCATGGACGAGAGAGATCGCTACCAGGTCAAACTGAACGAGGCCATGGCCAGGCTCAGGGGCGTGGAGGCTGCCATTGAGG GAAGAGCTGACATCGAGAGAGAAGCTCGGAAAGCCCAAGAGCTGCTGATTGCCTGTGAGACGTTAAAACGGCTCATCAACACTGGCAACGAGGAGGCAGCATCATGGGAGGAACGGCGCATCCCCCTCTCCAGGGAAGTCAACACAGTCAAGGAGGCAGCAGGAGACAGCAAGTTCTTCCAAACCCTCCTGGGCTCCGTGCCACAACAGGCCATGGAGGCAGGCGTGTTTCCAGAGGACTCTCTACGACAGCGGTTCCTCCGCGTCAAAAGGGTCTGCCGCCGGGTGGCAATGATCGACGAAACGGGAGGCACCCTCTTCCAGTTCTTCGTGTCGTACCTCCAGTCCCTCCTGCTGGTGGATGCTGGGAGGAGGTCGCTTCCTCCGGGGAAGGAAGTCGACCCAAAGAAATTGGACACGTTCACGTTACTATCTTATGCAGAACATAGCCTAGAAAATGGAGATTTAGAGCAAGCGGCAAGGTTTATGAACCAGCTGAAAGGGGAGCCTCGGAAAGTGgcttctgattggttagaaGAAGCCAGGCTTACGCTGGAAGCGAGGCAGGCTGCACAGGCTCTAGCCGCGGCTGCAGCTGCAGTTGGGCTAGGAAATCTAGTTTGA
- the LOC118414885 gene encoding MICOS complex subunit MIC60-like isoform X15, with the protein MWRASRRVPSRIKCLGQGRPTSRAQQPCRNYAEEGADKSAKAAQARLQAVGSLPTETSSGGVGRTILTATLAVGAGVGGLTVYAKSSPEFRKTLEGNIPYAREYLGAVLDRGPKMPDLGLGGVVDKAKDMVGMGKKKEEQLGSFLPKLSKSKADEEEKQRKAAADTAAQVKYIPTHEKGTGKDEESPAIAVSVGTDEPMPVAAKEPSAAHKESATKRPAKEKKPVGVEKPEATAAAAIAASMDEPLPPESKSEPKAKKKAEDKPATKKKALKEKAEDTAAAAVAAGMDLPIPAKAMTTSGEAVTDKHVSKEEKLVETPEDTAAAAVAAALDQPFATEARETPMRTPEEVQAKLLEKEIDDLADRAATLAIIQHELQDLKRTATSAIHAQEEAAHATKMHSEQIKHAMDEDTSGPLGKEEQWQAVTGAKEAQVDALKQAEATAAAARENLEKVRAVIKQGKSSLSEPDQEILSAEEELGKLAYELETAVGKVSKAQADAQVMQEYQALVEQGRKQFKKELESIMPDVKLGGWRGKLSEDELNSLIAHAHRRIEQLQSQLAEQQLLEKSRMDDALARQRTEDEKETLALLSRELERQKRELALAQDLRIAQARDQYEAEMRTQLRRQAGAHSEHLQDVLRVQEQELSSKHQAEMHDALMDERDRYQVKLNEAMARLRGVEAAIEGRADIEREARKAQELLIACETLKRLINTGNEEAASWEERRIPLSREVNTVKEAAGDSKFFQTLLGSVPQQAMEAGVFPEDSLRQRFLRVKRVCRRVAMIDETGGTLFQFFVSYLQSLLLVDAGRRSLPPGKEVDPKKLDTFTLLSYAEHSLENGDLEQAARFMNQLKGEPRKVASDWLEEARLTLEARQAAQALAAAAAAVGLGNLV; encoded by the exons CTCCAGTGGAGGTGTTGGTAGGACCATACTAACTGCAACTTTGGCAGTAGGGGCTGGAGTGGGAGGGCTGACGGTGTACGCCAAGTCTAGCCCAGAATTTCGAAAAACTCTTGAGGGAAATATTCCATATGCCAGGGAGTACCTGGGAGCCGTGCTGGATCG TGGGCCCAAGATGCCAGACCTCGGCCTTGGAGGAGTGGTGGATAAAGCCAAAGACATGGTTGGCATGGGGAAGAAAAAGGAGGAACAACTAGGG TCTTTCCTGCCAAAGTTGTCCAAGTCAAAAGCTGATGAAGAAGAGAAGCAGAGAAAAGCTGCTGCTGACACTGCTGCTCAAG TcaagtacataccaacacaTGAAAAGGGCACAGGGAAGGATGAGGAGTCACCAGCTATTG CGGTTTCAGTCGGTACAGATGAGCCCATGCCGGTGGCAGCCAAAGAACCATCTGCTGCCCACAAGGAGTCTGCCACTAAACGTCCAGCAAAGGAAAAGAAGCCGGTGGGAGTAGAGAAACCTGAAGCCACAGCTGCTGCTG CCATTGCAGCCAGTATGGATGAGCCGTTGCCTCCAGAATCTAAGAGTGAGCCAAAGGCCAAGAAGAAGGCAGAGGACAAACCTGCCACAAAGAAAAAGGCCCTGAAAGAGAAGGCTGAAGACACTGCAGCTGCAG CTGTAGCAGCTGGGATGGACCTACCCATACCTGCCAAGGCTATGACCACGTCTGGAGAAGCAGTCACCGATAAACATGTTTCTAAGGAAGAAAAGTTGGTCGAAACTCCAGAAGACACTGCTGCTGCTG CTGTGGCAGCAGCCTTGGACCAGCCCTTTGCTACTGAGGCAAGAGAGACCCCTATGAGAACTCCTGAGGAAGTGCAGGCAAAGCTCCTAGAGAAGGAGATAGATGATCTTGCTGACAGGGCTG CCACACTAGCTATCATCCAGCATGAGCTGCAGGACCTGAAGAGGACGGCCACCTCAGCTATCCATGCCCAGGAGGAGGCTGCTCACGCTACTAAGATGCACTCTGAACAGATCAAGCATGCCATGGATGAGGACACG AGTGGTCCCCTGGGTAAAGAAGAACAGTGGCAGGCTGTGACAGGGGCCAAGGAGGCCCAGGTGGACGCTCTCAAACAGGCAGAGGCaactgctgctgctgccag AGAAAATCTGGAGAAAGTGCGAGCTGTCATCAAACAAGGCAAGTCTTCTCTGTCAGAGCCAGACCAGGAGATCCTGTCAGCAGAGGAGGAGCTGGGAAAGCTGGCATACGAGCTGGAGACTGCTGTGGGGAAG GTGTCCAAGGCCCAGGCAGATGCCCAGGTGATGCAAGAGTATCAGGCTCTGGTGGAGCAGGGCAGGAAACAGTTCAAGAAAGAGCTGGAGAGCATCATGCCTGACGTCAAACTGGGGGGATGGAGAG GCAAACTTTCGGAGGACGAGCTGAACTCGCTGATCGCGCACGCCCACCGGCGTATCGAGCAGCTGCAGAGCCAGCTGGCAGAACAGCAGCTGCTGGAGAAGTCTCGTATGGACGACGCCCTCGCCAGGCAGCGCACAGAGGACGAGAAGGAGACGCTGGCTCTTCTGAGTAGGGAACTAGAACGGCAGAAACGTGAACTGGCACTGGCTCAGGATCTCAGA ATTGCCCAGGCCAGGGACCAGTACGAGGCAGAGATGCGTACCCAGCTGCGGCGGCAGGCAGGGGCTCACAGCGAGCACCTTCAGGACGTGCTGCGGGTCCAGGAGCAGGAGCTCAGCTCCAAGCACCAGGCGGAGATGCACGACGCTCTCATGGACGAGAGAGATCGCTACCAGGTCAAACTGAACGAGGCCATGGCCAGGCTCAGGGGCGTGGAGGCTGCCATTGAGG GAAGAGCTGACATCGAGAGAGAAGCTCGGAAAGCCCAAGAGCTGCTGATTGCCTGTGAGACGTTAAAACGGCTCATCAACACTGGCAACGAGGAGGCAGCATCATGGGAGGAACGGCGCATCCCCCTCTCCAGGGAAGTCAACACAGTCAAGGAGGCAGCAGGAGACAGCAAGTTCTTCCAAACCCTCCTGGGCTCCGTGCCACAACAGGCCATGGAGGCAGGCGTGTTTCCAGAGGACTCTCTACGACAGCGGTTCCTCCGCGTCAAAAGGGTCTGCCGCCGGGTGGCAATGATCGACGAAACGGGAGGCACCCTCTTCCAGTTCTTCGTGTCGTACCTCCAGTCCCTCCTGCTGGTGGATGCTGGGAGGAGGTCGCTTCCTCCGGGGAAGGAAGTCGACCCAAAGAAATTGGACACGTTCACGTTACTATCTTATGCAGAACATAGCCTAGAAAATGGAGATTTAGAGCAAGCGGCAAGGTTTATGAACCAGCTGAAAGGGGAGCCTCGGAAAGTGgcttctgattggttagaaGAAGCCAGGCTTACGCTGGAAGCGAGGCAGGCTGCACAGGCTCTAGCCGCGGCTGCAGCTGCAGTTGGGCTAGGAAATCTAGTTTGA